In one Solidesulfovibrio fructosivorans JJ] genomic region, the following are encoded:
- the flgG gene encoding flagellar basal-body rod protein FlgG, whose product MMRSLWTATTGMVAMQMQIDTMSNNLANVNTVGFKKSRAEFEDLMYQTLQVAGTETTGGNRIPTGLQVGLGVKPTTVHKFFTQGDLQNTGNQLDIAIQGQGFFKVDVNGRELYTRAGSFKLNQDGTIVSSGGYPLQPTFSVPTDTKTITITENGHLSCLDLNGDTLAETDIPLYTFINPSGMTAEGRNLYSTTQASGTANEVTPGDQNAGTLAQGYLEMSNVELVDEMVGLIVGQRAYEANSKAITTADGMLQTAVNVKR is encoded by the coding sequence ATGATGCGATCCCTTTGGACCGCCACCACCGGCATGGTGGCCATGCAGATGCAGATAGACACCATGTCCAACAACCTGGCCAACGTGAACACCGTGGGCTTCAAGAAAAGTCGGGCCGAGTTCGAGGACCTCATGTACCAGACGCTCCAGGTGGCCGGCACCGAGACCACCGGCGGCAACCGCATTCCCACCGGGTTGCAGGTGGGCCTCGGCGTCAAGCCGACGACGGTGCACAAGTTCTTCACCCAGGGCGACCTGCAAAACACCGGCAACCAGCTCGACATCGCCATCCAGGGCCAGGGCTTCTTCAAGGTCGACGTCAACGGCCGCGAGCTCTACACCCGGGCCGGCTCGTTCAAGCTCAACCAGGACGGCACCATCGTCAGCTCCGGCGGCTATCCGCTCCAGCCGACCTTTTCCGTGCCCACCGACACCAAGACCATCACCATCACCGAAAACGGCCATCTTTCCTGCCTCGACTTAAACGGCGACACCCTGGCCGAGACCGACATCCCGCTCTACACCTTCATCAACCCCTCAGGGATGACCGCCGAGGGCAGAAACCTCTATTCCACCACCCAGGCCTCGGGCACGGCCAACGAAGTGACGCCCGGCGACCAGAACGCCGGCACCCTGGCCCAGGGCTACCTCGAAATGTCCAACGTGGAGCTCGTCGACGAGATGGTCGGACTGATCGTCGGCCAGCGCGCCTACGAGGCCAACTCCAAGGCCATCACCACCGCCGACGGCATGTTGCAGACCGCCGTCAACGTGAAGCGGTAA